From the Clarias gariepinus isolate MV-2021 ecotype Netherlands chromosome 3, CGAR_prim_01v2, whole genome shotgun sequence genome, one window contains:
- the LOC128519385 gene encoding phospholipase A2-like — MTMLYWTFLLLSVSTASLAEERSVRSKRNVLDLGGIIKCTTGRAASSYIGYGCHCGLGGKGWTKDRTDWCCRKHDCCYDNVKAAGCRTLTNKYRWTCENGQVNCGYIADRCEKILCQCDKEFGQCIRYAPYNKEYAGWPNWRCGSNKPSC, encoded by the exons ATGACTATGCTGTATTGGACATTCCTGCTCCTCTCAG TCAGTACGGCGTCACTGGCAGAAGAGAGATCTGTGAGAAGTAAGAGAAATGTATTAGACCTTGGTGGTATCATCAAATGCACCACGGGCAGGGCGGCCTCATCCTATATAGGTTATGGATGCCATTGTGGGCTTGGAGGTAAAGGCTGGACCAAAGACAGAACAGACTG GTGTTGCCGCAAGCATGACTGCTGCTACGATAATGTGAAAGCTGCAGGCTGCAGGACTCTGACTAACAAATATCGTTGGACTTGTGAAAACGGCCAGGTTAACTGTG GTTACATCGCAGACAGGTGTGAGAAAATCCTCTGCCAGTGTGACAAAGAATTTGGCCAGTGTATTAGATATGCCCCTTACAACAAGGAATATGCCGGGTGGCCGAATTGGCGATGTGGCTCTAACAAGCCTAGCTGCTAA